In Brachybacterium saurashtrense, the genomic stretch TGCGGCACGGGACAGCGCCATCGCCGGGCATGGGATCGGGCTGGCGCTGACGCGGCGGATCGTGGTGGCGCACGGCGGGCAGATCTCGGTGCGGTCGCGTCCCGGGCGGGGCTCCACGTTCACGCTCCGATTCGCGCTGGACGGCGCCGAGACCGTCGAGACCGCGGCGGGGAGGCCGTCGCAGGCCGGGTGAGCACGGCGGCCCGGGCGCGGGCAGACGGGTGGGTGGGCGCGGCGGCCGGGTGAACGCCGCGACCAGCGCCGACTGTGTCGCACGGCGCACCGGCCGTCTTCTGTGCACCGCCCCCGGACGCGGGTTTCGGCGCTACGATCACGGCGTCGGCACCGGGGGAAGCGAGAACGTCGATGAGAACTGCACTGACGGCCGTGCTGGCCGTGCTCTACGCGCTGCTCGCGGTGGTGGTCTTCGGCCTCACGGGGGTGTTCGGCGAGTTCGGGGAGCAGCTGTGGCGCGATGTCGCGGTGCTGCTGCTCACCGTGGTGGCCGCCTGCGCCCTCACCTATGTGTCGCTGCTGCTGATGACCTTCTGGCAGGAGGTGCGCTCCCCGCACGGCTCCGCCGGCGATCCCGAGGCGCTGCAGTGGCATGTGCTGGTCCCCTGCCGTGACGAGGAGAGCGTGATCGCGGAGACCGTCTCCGCCGCCCGCACCTCGTTCCCGTCCCTGCACGTGTGGGTGATCGACGACGCGAGCGAGGACGCCACCGCCCAGGTGGTGCGCGACCTGATGGTCTTCGACGACAGGGTGCACCTGATCTCGCGGGTGGCGCCGGAGGCCCGCACCGGCAAGGGCGACGCCCTCAACGCCGCCTACCGGATCGTCTCCGCGCACGTGGGCGGCGACGAGGAGGAGCGCCACCGCACCGTGATCGGGGTGCTGGATGCCGATGGGTTCCTCTCCGACAACGCGCTGGCGATGCTGGCGGGCCCGGAGTCCTTCGGAGAGGCGTCGACGGGCGCGGTGCAGCTCGAGGTGTGGATGAAGAACCGCGGGGACCGCAGGCCCCGGCCGGCCGACGGGCGGCTGCGCAATGCGATCGGCCGCGTGCTGGTGCGGATGCAGGATCTCGAGTTCCGCACCACGAACTCGGCGATGCAGGTGCTGCGGGTGCGCACCGGCACGGTGGGCATGGGCGGCAACGGCCAGTTCACGCGGCTGTCCGTGCTGGACGCCCTCACGGCCGAGCACGGCAAGCCCTGGGGGAAGAAGCTGTGCGAGGACTACGAGCTGGGGCTGAACATCCTCGCGCAGGGCATGCGCACCCACTACGTGCGCCAGGCGCACGTGTCCCAGGAGGCGCTGCCGTTCAC encodes the following:
- a CDS encoding glycosyltransferase, with translation MRTALTAVLAVLYALLAVVVFGLTGVFGEFGEQLWRDVAVLLLTVVAACALTYVSLLLMTFWQEVRSPHGSAGDPEALQWHVLVPCRDEESVIAETVSAARTSFPSLHVWVIDDASEDATAQVVRDLMVFDDRVHLISRVAPEARTGKGDALNAAYRIVSAHVGGDEEERHRTVIGVLDADGFLSDNALAMLAGPESFGEASTGAVQLEVWMKNRGDRRPRPADGRLRNAIGRVLVRMQDLEFRTTNSAMQVLRVRTGTVGMGGNGQFTRLSVLDALTAEHGKPWGKKLCEDYELGLNILAQGMRTHYVRQAHVSQEALPFTRRLITQRTRWAQGNMECASALPGLRRGGHLRPSGLAEIHYFMLQPLVMMLNLVLIPLLLVLGVAEDPAGFWRASTLLTLVLAGLFFLVLPYAVWGLVYRRVTGGEVSWPLAVGLGLCNLVYVYLTYVYYVRATWRAVTGRTGWAKTRRNADGRAPVAVQLSAALEALPLMRLEALEELAAELEGRSDLGIDFVAGWAVMWPTRTARLERAIAAEDPLAIRDAIGSVRVSSAMVGADRLERAATDLEQALERGEMEACRAQLPVVDAIGRETVDLLRREVSVRRELLHSPPRAEAAPTAARMVTVPRS